The nucleotide sequence aacaatatttttaaagttaaaagcaTGTCTTAGATTAGAAAGTTTTATAATATCAGTAATGCTCAATCATTAATAAAGACCATAGGTTATTAAGGGAGCTTTTGGAGGTCTCCTCATTCACAGCTTCAGGATCTGGTGGATTTATCatcttttgaagaaagaaaacactttcttaagtcctGCTTTGACTTCTTTGTTCCTCAAGGTGTAAATAAGAGGGTTGAGAGTGGGAGCCACTGAAGTGTATATCACAGATACGATTTTATCCTTATCCAACGAATAGCTGGAAGATGGACGTATATAAGTGTAAATTACAGTGCTATAATACATACTGACCACAATGAGGTGGGAGGAGCAGGTGGAAAAGGCTCTCTTTTTGCCTTCAGTGGTACGGATTTTCAGGATACTGGAGATAATACAGGCATAAGAGAGCATCGTGATCATGAAGTTCCCCACAGCTAGGAATACATCTGCTGTGAAGGCCATAGTTTCATTCAGGTAAGTTGGGGTGCAGGAGAGCTTCAGTAAGGGGGGGATCTCACAGAAAAAGTGGTTGACTACATTAGAGTGGCAGAAAGTCAATCGAAACATAAGACTACTGTTAATGCTGGTGTTGAGGATGCTAATTGACCAAACACCAGTGGCTAACAGCATGCAAACTTTCTTACTCATCATGGTGCTATAGTGGAGGGGATGGCAGATGGCCACATACCTGTCATAAGCCATAGCTGTGAAGAGCAGCAGCTCAGCCCCTAAGGACCATGTGAAGAAATATAGTTGGGCCATGCAACCTGCATAGGAAATAGTCTTTCTACCCATCATGTTCTCAAGCAGCTTTGGTAGAATTGTGGAGGTACAGAGGACATCAACCACAGCTAAGTTGACCAAAAAGAAGTACATAGGTGTGTGTAATGTGGGATTAAAGCTGATTGTAACAAAAATCAGGATATTCCCTGAGAGGGCCACTGCATAAAGGGACAGGAATAAGATAAAGAACAAGGAATGAAGGTGAGGAGCTTCAGAGAATCCTTGCACAAAGAATTCAGTGACCAGTGTCTGATTCATCCATGCCATTGGGAGAATTATGCCTTGATTATGCCTTAGAGATCCCATTCACCTTTCAGcctagtaaaagaagaaaaaaataggttgAATGCTAGTAGTGAAATGTCCTTTTCaacattaatgaaaataaatattgagCTTGATAGCAGACATCTTCATTAAATCCCACCTCTAACTTTTGCCAATTGTAGGATCATCTGTATTGTCTCCAACCAAAtcttagttttatcatctgttaaattaaaattacaataaatTACCCTATCTAACTCCCAGTGTTGTCAAGAACAAAATTAGATAACAgaaaaaacactttgcaaattatAATGTACcacatacatataatttataataacttCATCATCTCTTTGGATaaataaattaatcattttgtgtTGGGTCATTAAATAAAAGGGAATTGATGCCAGCAATAAATTTTAGGATTCAAATAATTAATGATTGAGATAAAAGGCCCAAGAAGAAATCATCTCCATGGGTGACGAACCACCTAATTCCTTCAGTGGgtatttttattctttgggatagtgaggtggtacagtggataaagtgccaggtctggaatcagaaagactcatctagtctaagacacttattagctatgtaaatgtaggcaagtcattcaaccctatttgcctcaatctcctc is from Gracilinanus agilis isolate LMUSP501 chromosome 2, AgileGrace, whole genome shotgun sequence and encodes:
- the LOC123236465 gene encoding olfactory receptor 13G1-like, producing the protein MAWMNQTLVTEFFVQGFSEAPHLHSLFFILFLSLYAVALSGNILIFVTISFNPTLHTPMYFFLVNLAVVDVLCTSTILPKLLENMMGRKTISYAGCMAQLYFFTWSLGAELLLFTAMAYDRYVAICHPLHYSTMMSKKVCMLLATGVWSISILNTSINSSLMFRLTFCHSNVVNHFFCEIPPLLKLSCTPTYLNETMAFTADVFLAVGNFMITMLSYACIISSILKIRTTEGKKRAFSTCSSHLIVVSMYYSTVIYTYIRPSSSYSLDKDKIVSVIYTSVAPTLNPLIYTLRNKEVKAGLKKVFSFFKR